The Algoriphagus sp. TR-M9 genome has a window encoding:
- the trxA gene encoding thioredoxin, translating into MNGFTFNITRRVMPKRNPKDIINKSQDAVLVDFYADWCGPCQTMDPIIAEVLDELGGKIKLLKINVDKHPQLAQQFAIRSIPNYILFKKGKILWRKGGLITKRDLEKALKGFA; encoded by the coding sequence ATTAACGGATTTACTTTTAACATTACTAGAAGAGTCATGCCCAAGCGAAACCCAAAAGATATCATCAATAAGAGTCAGGATGCGGTCCTTGTAGATTTCTATGCAGACTGGTGTGGCCCCTGTCAGACTATGGATCCCATCATTGCTGAGGTATTGGATGAATTGGGAGGAAAAATAAAACTGCTGAAAATCAATGTAGACAAGCATCCACAGCTTGCACAGCAGTTTGCAATCCGCTCTATCCCAAACTATATACTGTTTAAAAAGGGAAAAATCCTTTGGAGAAAAGGCGGACTGATCACGAAGCGGGATTTAGAGAAAGCTTTGAAAGGATTTGCGTAA